Proteins co-encoded in one Candidatus Neomarinimicrobiota bacterium genomic window:
- the rpsP gene encoding 30S ribosomal protein S16 yields the protein MSVKLRMKRMGRKKIPYYRLIAIDSRRQRDGKELERIGVYNPLPDQEIFNVDEDKLFYWLSQGAEPSDTVRTLMKNHGLALKWHLKSQGKSEEEIEKEYQKWQLLRESKAAAVAEQEKRSAKEEKPAEPAPEPEEVEAAEEEEVAVEAPDDDVEETADAETKAAADEDEEEPTAEAGAGEEVEEDEAEKVTEEDQAVAEEDKEAEAKAAKAEAEDADEDADDASDDESDEDKEEDEEEKE from the coding sequence TTGTCAGTTAAACTCAGAATGAAGCGGATGGGGCGGAAGAAGATTCCGTACTATCGGTTGATAGCCATTGATTCCCGGCGTCAGCGCGACGGGAAAGAACTTGAGCGCATCGGGGTATATAACCCGCTGCCGGATCAGGAAATATTTAACGTCGATGAAGACAAACTCTTCTACTGGCTGAGTCAGGGGGCGGAGCCGAGTGATACGGTTCGGACGCTGATGAAGAATCACGGGTTGGCCCTGAAGTGGCACCTGAAGTCTCAGGGAAAATCCGAAGAAGAGATAGAAAAAGAATATCAGAAATGGCAGCTGTTGCGGGAATCGAAAGCAGCGGCGGTGGCCGAACAGGAAAAGCGTAGCGCCAAGGAAGAAAAACCGGCTGAGCCAGCACCGGAACCTGAAGAAGTTGAAGCAGCGGAAGAGGAAGAAGTTGCTGTTGAGGCTCCGGATGATGATGTGGAAGAGACTGCTGATGCAGAAACGAAAGCAGCCGCGGATGAAGATGAAGAGGAACCCACGGCTGAAGCCGGGGCAGGCGAAGAAGTCGAAGAAGATGAGGCCGAAAAGGTCACTGAAGAGGATCAGGCGGTTGCGGAGGAAGACAAGGAGGCCGAGGCAAAAGCGGCGAAAGCGGAAGCCGAAGACGCAGATGAGGACGCGGACGACGCATCGGACGACGAATCGGACGAAGACAAGGAAGAAGACGAAGAAGAAAAAGAATAG
- a CDS encoding KH domain-containing protein, giving the protein MKEFVEYIAKQLVDNPEAVQVTQIDSEKTTIYELSVGDGDLGKIIGKKGRTAQSIRTLLTAASAKLGGKRALLEIVE; this is encoded by the coding sequence ATGAAGGAATTCGTTGAATATATCGCAAAGCAGTTGGTAGATAATCCGGAGGCAGTGCAGGTAACACAAATCGATAGCGAAAAGACCACGATTTATGAATTATCCGTGGGTGATGGCGATTTGGGTAAAATCATTGGAAAAAAGGGCCGAACAGCTCAATCTATCCGAACGCTGCTGACGGCTGCCTCTGCAAAATTAGGTGGAAAACGCGCCCTGCTTGAGATTGTGGAATAA
- the selA gene encoding L-seryl-tRNA(Sec) selenium transferase: protein MANQALLKQIPSVDTVLDDLDDEKYNLPREFVLQTVRTVLGDLRTEILDGKEYPQNDLESIALNRIKDFCKIRSAGSMQSVVNATGIVLHTGLGRAPLSTSARDALSRSAEGYCNLEFDLESGQRGQRNDHIEDLLCALTGADAGLMVNNNAAAVMLSLNTLAEGGEAIISRGQLVEIGGSFRIPDVMAKSGAVMVEVGTTNRTHLRDYENAITDDAAMILIAHTSNYKIEGFTATPDLRDILSLAHANDLPVMYDLGSGALFEMEQYGLPHEHIVSEIVEADVDVVTFSGDKLIGGPQAGLIVGKKQYVDRIKRNPMTRALRCDKLIYSAMEATLQTYTNPEQLPKRNTTYTLLTQSMDTLEELGEAVLSELDGEVIETLGIKLTDAETEAGSGSLPTEKIPGKALVITSAQWSAQKMMRWMRRYETPVVGYISEDKCFFNLRAVMREQIAILVNAFTALAEAMDE, encoded by the coding sequence ATGGCTAACCAGGCACTCCTCAAGCAAATCCCGTCCGTCGATACCGTATTGGATGACCTCGACGATGAAAAGTATAATCTACCCAGAGAGTTCGTCTTGCAGACAGTTCGCACTGTGCTCGGTGACTTACGAACCGAAATACTCGACGGCAAAGAATATCCACAGAACGATCTCGAGTCGATTGCCCTTAATAGGATAAAAGATTTTTGCAAAATCAGAAGCGCCGGATCGATGCAATCCGTAGTAAATGCTACAGGAATCGTTTTGCATACCGGGTTGGGGCGGGCACCGCTATCGACATCTGCCAGAGATGCCTTGAGCCGCTCGGCTGAAGGCTATTGCAATCTGGAGTTTGACCTGGAGTCAGGGCAACGGGGACAGCGCAACGATCATATTGAAGACCTGCTCTGTGCGCTGACGGGGGCGGATGCGGGACTTATGGTGAATAACAACGCTGCAGCAGTTATGCTGTCGCTGAATACGCTTGCCGAGGGCGGCGAAGCCATTATCTCCCGGGGGCAATTGGTGGAGATTGGTGGCTCATTTCGCATTCCGGACGTGATGGCAAAATCCGGGGCAGTGATGGTTGAGGTGGGAACTACAAACCGGACTCATCTCCGGGATTACGAAAATGCTATTACCGATGATGCGGCAATGATCCTCATAGCTCATACCAGCAATTATAAAATCGAGGGATTTACTGCAACACCTGATCTCAGGGATATCCTTTCTCTGGCACACGCGAACGATCTCCCGGTAATGTACGACCTGGGAAGTGGTGCGCTCTTTGAGATGGAACAATACGGGCTCCCCCACGAGCATATTGTCAGCGAGATCGTTGAAGCAGACGTAGACGTGGTTACCTTCAGTGGCGATAAACTCATCGGAGGCCCGCAAGCCGGACTTATCGTTGGCAAAAAGCAGTATGTGGATAGGATTAAACGGAATCCTATGACTCGTGCGCTACGATGTGACAAACTGATTTATTCAGCAATGGAAGCAACGCTGCAGACCTATACGAATCCGGAACAACTCCCGAAACGAAACACGACATACACACTGCTTACGCAATCGATGGATACACTGGAAGAGTTGGGGGAAGCCGTTCTGTCAGAGTTAGACGGAGAAGTTATCGAAACACTGGGAATAAAATTAACGGATGCGGAAACCGAAGCCGGCAGCGGATCACTCCCGACGGAGAAAATTCCCGGGAAAGCATTAGTGATTACCTCTGCCCAGTGGTCGGCCCAGAAAATGATGCGATGGATGCGGAGATATGAAACTCCTGTCGTGGGCTACATCTCCGAAGACAAATGTTTCTTTAACCTGCGGGCGGTAATGCGGGAACAGATCGCCATTCTGGTAAACGCCTTTACAGCACTGGCGGAGGCAATGGACGAATAA
- the ffh gene encoding signal recognition particle protein → MFERLSENLDSVLKKLRGRGKLSEKNISDGLREVRRALLEADVNYKVAKNFIASVKEKAVGKEVLESITPGQQIVKIIHDELVELLGAERSKLELTGKPPHVIMVVGLQGSGKTTFVTKLGKHLHDKGYSPLLVGADVYRPAAKDQLQTNAEKAGLPAFVTDHDRVLDICTEARQHARKHHEDVLILDTAGRLHIDASMMDELSDIRSQLRPDEILFVADGMTGQDAVNAASEFLNHLDFTGVVLTKMDGDARGGAALSIRSVTERPIKFMSVGETVDSLEPFHPDRLANRILGMGDVVSLVEKAEETIDEESAKELNEKIKRNEFSLADFQEQLQQIKNMGPLDQLLDMIPGMGKIKQQGLSVDGAELDKIEAMISSMTPEERQKPGIINGSRRKRIARGSGTSVGEVNQLLKQFQQMKKMMQQMNQGKLKRQMTSLPF, encoded by the coding sequence ATGTTTGAACGACTTTCGGAAAATTTAGATTCGGTCCTGAAGAAACTCAGGGGCAGAGGAAAATTAAGCGAAAAAAACATCTCTGACGGACTGCGTGAAGTCCGCCGGGCGCTATTAGAAGCCGACGTAAATTACAAGGTGGCAAAGAACTTTATTGCCTCGGTAAAAGAAAAAGCGGTCGGCAAAGAGGTGCTGGAGAGCATAACACCAGGTCAGCAGATTGTCAAAATAATCCACGACGAACTTGTGGAATTGCTCGGAGCGGAACGCTCGAAGCTGGAGCTGACGGGGAAGCCACCGCACGTTATTATGGTCGTGGGGCTTCAGGGTTCCGGAAAGACGACTTTTGTTACGAAACTTGGTAAGCATCTGCATGACAAGGGATATAGCCCGCTGTTAGTCGGGGCGGATGTCTATCGTCCTGCGGCGAAGGATCAGCTGCAAACAAATGCAGAAAAAGCGGGACTGCCGGCCTTTGTCACCGACCACGACCGCGTGCTGGATATTTGTACAGAAGCGAGACAGCATGCTCGCAAGCATCATGAGGATGTGTTGATACTCGACACAGCTGGCCGGCTACATATTGACGCCTCCATGATGGACGAGTTGTCTGATATCCGGAGTCAGTTGCGCCCGGACGAGATCCTGTTTGTCGCTGACGGGATGACCGGACAGGATGCCGTGAACGCTGCATCCGAATTCCTGAACCATCTTGATTTTACAGGCGTGGTTCTCACCAAGATGGACGGTGATGCCAGAGGAGGCGCAGCCTTATCGATTCGATCGGTAACCGAAAGACCGATCAAGTTTATGTCAGTCGGCGAGACGGTTGATTCCCTTGAACCCTTCCACCCGGATCGGCTGGCCAACCGAATCCTTGGCATGGGAGACGTCGTTTCTCTGGTGGAGAAAGCCGAGGAGACAATTGATGAGGAATCGGCGAAGGAACTAAATGAGAAAATTAAACGGAATGAGTTTTCTCTTGCAGATTTTCAGGAACAGTTGCAACAGATAAAAAATATGGGGCCACTTGACCAGCTATTGGATATGATTCCCGGTATGGGTAAGATCAAACAGCAGGGACTATCAGTTGACGGGGCTGAACTGGATAAAATTGAGGCGATGATCAGTTCCATGACCCCAGAGGAACGCCAGAAGCCCGGCATCATTAATGGAAGCCGGCGAAAGCGAATCGCCCGGGGCAGTGGTACCAGCGTCGGAGAAGTCAATCAACTGCTGAAACAGTTTCAACAGATGAAGAAAATGATGCAGCAAATGAATCAAGGAAAATTGAAGCGGCAGATGACCAGTTTGCCGTTCTAG
- the rplS gene encoding 50S ribosomal protein L19, with protein sequence MNLLESVEATQLRDDIPEFRPGDTVAVDVKVREGDKERLQRFEGVVIARKGSGINETFTVRKISYGIGVERVFPLHSPNIANINRIKEGQVRRAKLYYLRKVRGKAARIRERQQ encoded by the coding sequence ATGAATTTATTAGAATCTGTAGAAGCAACCCAGTTACGTGATGATATCCCGGAATTTCGTCCGGGGGATACAGTTGCAGTAGACGTTAAAGTTCGTGAAGGAGACAAAGAACGTCTCCAGCGATTTGAAGGGGTTGTAATCGCCCGGAAGGGATCCGGCATTAATGAGACGTTTACCGTCCGGAAGATATCCTACGGTATCGGTGTTGAAAGGGTATTCCCGTTACATTCACCGAATATCGCGAATATTAACCGGATTAAAGAAGGCCAGGTCCGGCGCGCCAAATTGTATTATCTGCGGAAGGTCAGAGGGAAAGCCGCCCGAATCAGGGAACGCCAGCAGTAA
- the rimM gene encoding ribosome maturation factor RimM (Essential for efficient processing of 16S rRNA), producing the protein MSIRRITNSDLFVCIGKVLRPVGVEGAVKIQNYSDITDRYTSIQEIYIGPTTELAIPYRVDTVEYRGKDIVLQLEDHGNIEGVEHLRGYFCYLPRLEDEALDEDEFFVDELIGLTVENTDRVEIGQVKDIIQAPANDVLVINSQGDEILLPMVQEFIQEVNLGEGIVVVHPIEGLGGLT; encoded by the coding sequence ATGAGTATACGACGTATTACAAACAGTGATTTATTTGTTTGCATTGGTAAAGTCCTCCGACCCGTTGGCGTAGAAGGGGCCGTGAAGATTCAGAACTATTCTGATATCACGGATCGATACACCTCGATTCAGGAAATTTATATCGGCCCGACCACCGAATTGGCCATCCCGTACCGTGTGGATACTGTCGAATACCGTGGAAAAGATATCGTCCTGCAGCTGGAGGACCACGGGAACATCGAAGGAGTTGAACATCTGCGCGGCTACTTTTGTTACCTCCCGCGTCTCGAAGATGAAGCGCTGGATGAGGATGAATTCTTCGTCGATGAATTGATTGGACTTACCGTTGAGAACACCGACCGGGTTGAAATCGGTCAGGTGAAAGATATCATTCAGGCGCCCGCCAATGATGTGTTGGTGATTAACAGTCAGGGAGACGAGATATTATTGCCGATGGTGCAAGAGTTTATCCAGGAAGTCAATCTGGGTGAAGGTATCGTTGTTGTACACCCCATCGAGGGGTTGGGAGGCCTGACGTGA
- the trmD gene encoding tRNA (guanosine(37)-N1)-methyltransferase TrmD, whose amino-acid sequence MQIDIITAFPEIVSEPLSASIPAQAEKKGLVEYRIHDLRDFTTDKHRQIDDLPYGGGPGMILKPEPLFRAVEALREQCENHSRCEVIYPTPQGTPFTQKSAENLRGLEHLIFICGRYKGIDERVREQLVTMEISLGDFVLSGGEIPALAIIDSTVRLLPGVLQDPESAETDSFSSRLLDGPHYTRPEEFRGLKVPEILLSGHHAKIREWREEQRLTRTRERRSDLLVEK is encoded by the coding sequence ATGCAGATAGATATTATTACGGCATTCCCTGAAATCGTATCGGAGCCGCTCTCAGCGAGCATTCCGGCCCAGGCAGAAAAGAAAGGGCTGGTTGAATACCGCATCCATGATTTGCGGGATTTTACAACAGATAAACACCGGCAAATTGACGATTTGCCATATGGTGGTGGTCCGGGAATGATTCTGAAGCCCGAGCCGCTGTTTCGTGCAGTGGAAGCCCTTCGGGAACAGTGTGAAAATCACAGCCGGTGTGAGGTGATTTATCCCACGCCACAGGGGACTCCTTTTACTCAAAAATCGGCTGAAAATCTACGCGGATTGGAGCATCTGATCTTTATCTGTGGTAGATATAAAGGCATCGATGAGCGGGTACGTGAACAATTGGTGACCATGGAAATTTCTCTCGGTGACTTTGTGTTATCCGGCGGTGAGATCCCTGCGCTGGCAATCATTGACAGCACTGTCCGGCTCCTGCCGGGGGTGCTCCAAGACCCCGAATCGGCCGAGACGGATTCCTTTAGCAGTCGACTTCTGGATGGACCACATTACACGCGTCCTGAAGAATTCCGGGGACTGAAAGTTCCGGAGATTCTACTCTCGGGACACCATGCAAAAATCAGGGAATGGCGGGAAGAGCAACGACTGACACGAACCCGCGAGAGGCGTTCGGATTTACTAGTTGAAAAATGA
- a CDS encoding sulfite exporter TauE/SafE family protein: MTLLEFGLVTVVGIVAGIVNTLAGGGSLLTLPLLIFLGLPASLANGTNRVAVLTQTLSASAGFRSKGFKTVRYSLFLAAPAVIGSVMGAWLAVDISDSLFERLLGIVMLIMVGIILWNPTRRLEGNAENLTPKRKWVAAFCFLFVGFYGGFIQAGVGFFVIATLSLVNGFDLIKTNSHKVVINSVYIFVALLVFAFHGEVDWIVGFLLAIGMGIGGWLGSHLAVEKGEPLIRAVLVIAVVGMAIKLLAGF; encoded by the coding sequence ATGACGCTATTGGAATTCGGACTGGTCACCGTCGTTGGGATTGTCGCAGGAATTGTCAATACTCTGGCCGGCGGCGGTTCTCTTTTGACGCTTCCGTTGCTTATCTTTCTGGGGTTGCCCGCCAGTCTGGCGAACGGAACGAACCGCGTTGCAGTATTAACTCAAACGCTGAGTGCTTCAGCCGGATTCCGCTCAAAGGGATTTAAAACCGTCCGGTACAGCTTGTTCCTTGCAGCACCAGCTGTAATCGGATCAGTCATGGGGGCATGGCTTGCCGTCGATATTTCTGATTCGCTGTTCGAACGGCTCCTTGGAATCGTAATGTTGATAATGGTCGGTATCATTCTCTGGAACCCCACCCGCCGGCTTGAAGGTAATGCTGAAAACCTCACTCCTAAACGAAAATGGGTTGCCGCATTTTGCTTTCTTTTCGTCGGCTTTTACGGCGGCTTTATCCAGGCCGGAGTTGGCTTTTTCGTCATCGCCACCCTCTCCCTGGTCAACGGGTTCGATCTGATAAAGACCAACAGTCACAAGGTAGTCATCAATAGCGTGTACATCTTTGTTGCGCTCCTGGTTTTTGCGTTCCACGGCGAAGTGGACTGGATTGTGGGATTTCTCCTGGCTATTGGTATGGGAATCGGTGGCTGGCTCGGCAGTCATCTGGCTGTGGAAAAGGGGGAACCGTTGATCCGTGCGGTTCTCGTTATCGCCGTTGTCGGGATGGCAATAAAACTCCTGGCAGGATTCTGA
- the selB gene encoding selenocysteine-specific translation elongation factor, translating to MQPIIWGTAGHIDHGKTALIEALTGTNTDRLQEEQERGVTIDIGFAFLNDDISFIDVPGHEKFIKNMVTGVATIDAALLVIAADDGVMPQTREHLAILDLLGVSAGVIALTKSDIADPDWLELVEETIREWATNTGFENATIVRTSAETGQGIDELREEILDISGKVPRRLDRKIPRLPVDRVFTVKGFGTVVTGSVLSGDFRNGVSCDVLPGRKTVKVRGIQSHGHDVESVGMSERAALNLGGVETEDIQRGDQITNEGFLSATETLYVNAKLLPDTEHVLGQNQRVRIHLGTTEILGRCSILSANVIHPGETGFVKLRLEETAVVGYQDRFILRFYSPMETIGGGKVLYSSRFPNQNKKQVLEHLENLQSPEIREASLAFLQIAHPDFLSLDALSKAMFYGKDLLRNPVKKLVDEGLLAEFLLDGQTKYGTTSGIENLRDRAVEIVAAYQKNHPMEPGIKRSQLEQNLDIPGQTFQTIIRLLIEDGELVEEGPLLRTPDFEIRLSDSDANLKKDIEEKIRADGMQPPSLGDLAEHFSLEEKRLRQFLKILIYEKSIERLPDDLYFHKSAKANLKNHLQTFFAEDETLSVGEFKDIIGGSRKYAIPLLEYSDQQGWTMRDGEVRRKYNL from the coding sequence ATGCAGCCGATTATCTGGGGAACAGCAGGCCATATCGATCACGGGAAGACCGCGCTTATCGAAGCGCTTACCGGCACCAACACCGACCGGCTGCAGGAGGAACAGGAGCGCGGCGTCACTATCGACATCGGATTCGCATTCCTGAACGATGATATTTCGTTTATCGATGTTCCCGGTCACGAAAAATTCATTAAAAACATGGTGACCGGTGTCGCTACTATTGACGCGGCTCTGCTGGTGATTGCGGCCGATGACGGTGTGATGCCCCAAACACGGGAGCACCTGGCGATCCTGGATTTGCTGGGAGTCTCCGCCGGAGTCATCGCATTGACCAAATCAGACATCGCCGATCCGGACTGGTTAGAGCTTGTTGAGGAGACTATCAGGGAGTGGGCTACAAATACGGGGTTTGAGAATGCCACCATTGTTCGGACAAGCGCAGAAACCGGTCAGGGGATAGACGAGCTCCGGGAGGAAATCCTGGATATCTCCGGAAAAGTCCCGCGCCGGCTGGACAGAAAAATCCCCAGATTGCCGGTAGATCGCGTCTTCACGGTGAAAGGGTTTGGAACTGTGGTGACTGGAAGCGTCCTCTCAGGGGACTTTCGGAACGGAGTTTCGTGTGACGTTTTGCCCGGGCGTAAAACGGTAAAAGTTCGTGGAATTCAATCTCACGGTCACGACGTAGAGTCTGTAGGTATGAGTGAGCGGGCAGCGCTGAATCTTGGTGGTGTGGAGACCGAGGACATCCAGCGAGGCGACCAGATAACCAACGAAGGATTCCTCTCCGCTACGGAGACGTTGTATGTGAACGCCAAACTATTGCCTGATACGGAACATGTCCTGGGGCAAAACCAACGGGTCAGGATTCACCTGGGTACGACCGAAATCCTCGGGCGGTGCTCCATTTTGTCCGCCAATGTTATTCATCCGGGAGAAACGGGATTTGTCAAATTGCGTCTGGAAGAAACCGCGGTTGTGGGGTATCAGGATCGGTTTATTCTACGGTTTTATTCGCCCATGGAAACCATAGGCGGTGGAAAGGTCCTCTATTCGTCCCGGTTTCCGAACCAAAACAAAAAGCAGGTGCTTGAGCATCTGGAGAACCTGCAATCACCGGAAATCCGCGAGGCTTCTCTTGCATTCCTTCAGATTGCGCACCCGGATTTTTTATCTTTGGACGCATTGAGCAAGGCGATGTTCTACGGAAAAGACCTGTTACGAAATCCCGTAAAAAAACTAGTGGACGAAGGCTTATTGGCGGAATTTTTACTTGATGGCCAGACGAAATACGGCACGACCTCAGGTATAGAAAACCTGCGAGATCGAGCCGTAGAAATTGTCGCCGCATATCAGAAAAACCATCCTATGGAACCCGGCATCAAACGTTCACAGCTGGAGCAAAACCTTGATATTCCCGGACAAACGTTTCAGACAATTATTCGTCTGTTAATTGAGGATGGAGAACTGGTAGAAGAGGGACCGCTTCTGCGTACGCCGGATTTTGAAATCCGGTTGTCCGACTCCGATGCAAACCTCAAAAAAGATATTGAAGAGAAAATTCGCGCAGATGGAATGCAACCGCCATCGCTGGGAGATCTGGCGGAACATTTTTCTCTGGAAGAAAAGCGACTGCGGCAATTTCTGAAGATTTTGATCTACGAAAAATCCATTGAGCGGTTGCCGGACGACCTGTATTTTCACAAAAGTGCTAAAGCTAACTTGAAGAACCATTTACAGACATTTTTTGCTGAAGATGAGACATTGTCGGTAGGTGAATTTAAAGATATTATAGGCGGAAGCCGGAAGTATGCTATTCCGCTTTTGGAATACTCGGATCAGCAGGGATGGACCATGCGGGATGGGGAAGTCCGCCGAAAATACAACCTTTAA